The genome window TGCCGTAGCCTTCCTCCACTTCCTCCAGGACCGTCGCCGCCGCTCCGTCCCCGAAGAGGACGCAGGTGCTGCGGTCTTCGTAATTGGTGATCTTGGTGAGACTTTCGGCCGCGATCATCAAAATTCTCTTGAAACGGCCGCTTTTGATCAGACTGTCGCCCAAGGTCAGGCCGTAGGTGAAGCCCGAACAGCCGGCGGAAATATCAAAGGCCGGAATCGTGTGGAGACCCAGCTTTTTCTGCAAAATGCAGGCGGCCCCCTGAGCGTGGTGATCGGGGGTAACGGTGGCCACAATGATGAGGTCCAGGTCCTCCGGCTTGACTTTCGCCGCCGCGAGGGCTTTTTTCGCGGCCTCAAAACACATATCGGACGTGGCCTGCTCGGGCGCGATCCGATGCCGTTCCTTGATGCCGGTCATGGTCGTGATCCATTCGTCCGAAGTCTCCACGATTTTTTCGAAATCCGCGTTTGTCATGATTCTTTCGGGGACATAGTAACCGAGTCCCTTGATTCCGACGCTTTTTGCTTTCATTCTTCCTCCTCGGCGGGACGGTCTTCCATCTGAATCCCGATGACCTTCCGCAACTCTTCAACAAATCGCATTTCCGCGAATTTATTTGCGACTTTGATGGCATTTTTGATTCCGACATGGTCGGAGTTTCCGTGGGCCTTGATGGAGAGTCCGTTCAGCCCCAGAAACATGGCGCCGCCGTATTCCGACGAGTCCAGTTTCTTTTTGAGAATCTTGAAAAACGGGATCATCAGAATCGTTCCGAGGATGGTCAGCGGGTTCCACTTCATTTCCTTCTTCAACGTTGCGTGGATGAATTTGGCAATGCCCTCGGAGGTCTTCAAGACCATATTGCCCGTAAATCCGTCGGTCACGACGACGTCTACGACGCCGTCAAGAAAGACCGTACTTTCGATATTGCCCAGAAAATTGATTTTCTTGTTTTGGCTCAGGAGCCCGTAGGCGTCCCGGGTCAGCTCGTTGCCCTTTCCTTCTTCGGCGCCGATATTCAAAAGCCCCACTTTGGGGTTTTTGATCCCGAAGAGAATTTCCATGTAAAAAGAGCCCATGACCGCGAACTGATTGAGAAATTCCGCCTTGCAGTCGGCTGTCGCGCCCACGTCGAGCACGACCATATGGCCGCCTTTTTTCTGGGGAAAGGTGGCCGCGATGGCGGGTCGCAGGACTCCCCGGATGCGCTTTAGCGTCAGTTGACTGGCCGCGATGAGGGCGCCTGTATTCCCCGCGGAAACGGCGGCGTCGGCGTAACCTTCCTTGACCAGTTCCAGCGTCCGTTTCATGGACGAGTCTTTTTTATTTTTGACCGCCGAGATCGGTTCGTCATCCATCAGGATCACTTCCCGGCTGTCGATGATTTCCATTCTGTCTTTGTCAAAGCGGTATTTGGCGAGTTCCGCTTCGAGCAATTCCTTTTTTCCCACAAGCGCAACACGGAGGCCCGGGCTCGTCTCGAGAGACGCTACCGCGCCTTTAACCGGTTCGAAAGGAGCCTTATCGCCACCCATTGCGTCGAGCGCTATTTTCATTGTATCCTCCTGGCGTCAGGGCCTTGCTGTGATATGCGAAAAGAGGCAAGACAGCCGTCTTGTCTCCTTCTGTTGTCCTTGCTATTCCGACTGTCCTTTTAATACTTCCCGGCCGTTGTAGTCGCCACAGGACAGGCACACTCTGTGGGAACGCTTCGGCGCGCCGCATTTTTCGCAAACGGAAATGCCTGTTACCGTGATCGCGTCATGTGACCGGCGCATATTCTTTTTCGCTTTGGAAGTCTTCTTCTTGGGTACTGCCATTTTTTGCCTCCTATCTATCTTTCCTGATGTGATTTTCAATATCCGAACATGTAAAGGCCAAGTATCCTTTACAGACGCCACATTCAATATTTTACCTATTTTTTGAGATCTTGTCAAGGATTATTTCTTGTTTTCGGGAAGTTTTTCAGCCAAAGGTTCAGACATTGAACAAAAATTCCATCAGGTCGCCGTCTTTGACGATGTATTCTTTGCCCTCGAGACGTAGAAGGCCGGCTTCCTGAGCGCCTTTCCAGCCTCCCGTCCGGATAAAGTCGTCGTAGTCCACGACTTTTGCCCGGATAAAGCCTTTTTCAAAATCCGTATGGATCTCGCCGGCGGCTTTGGGGGCCGGATCCCCGATCCGGATCGTCCAGGCCCGGGCTTCCTTGGGGCCCGCGGTAAAAAAGCTCTGGAGGCCCAAAAGATGAAAGCCCGCGCGAATCAACCGGTCGAGACCGGCTTCTTTGACCCCGAGGCTTTCAAGATATTCTTTTTTTTCGGCCTCGTCGTCCATTTCCTGCAGTTCCTCTTCGACCCTGGCCGAGACGAGAATGACCTCCGCCCCGAGTTGGGCGGCGTAGGCCGTGATTTTTCTGGAAAGGGCGTTTCCTTCGGCCAGATCCTCCTCGCCCACATTGGCCGCGAAGATCATGGGTTTTTGCGTCAGGAACTGATAAGGCTTGATCAAGTCCGCTTCTTCTTCCGTCAGCGAAAGGGTCTTCAGGAGTTTCATTTGATCGAGGTGGGCCGCGCATTTTTCCAGAACCGGATACAGGGCAAGGGATTCTTTATTTTTGCTCTGCAAAAGCTTTTTATGCTTGTCCCTGGCCTTTTCCAGCGTCTCCATATCGGCCAGAATCAGCTCCGCGTTGATGGTCTCGATATCCCGCAGGGGATCCACGGATCCCGCTACATGGACGACGTTTTCGTCCTCAAAGCAGCGCACAACCTGGCAAAGGGCCGAGGCCGCCCGGATGTGGGAGAGAAATTTGTTGCCGAGGCCCTCCCCCTTGGAGGCGCCTTTGACGAGACCCGCGATATCGACAAATTCCACCGTGGAATAAATCATCTTTTGCGGCTTGACCAGCTTCGCGATTTCTTCGAGACGCGGGTCCGGGACCGTGGTCATGCCGATGTTGGGTTCTATGGTGCAAAAGGGGTAATTGGCCGCTTCCGCGGCCCCCGCCTTCGTGATGGCGTTGAAAAGCGTGGATTTTCCCACATTGGGAAGTCCCACAATGCCGATTCCGATCATGTACTTGCGTATCCTCCTTTATTTTTTGCCGCCCAGGAGCGTTCCCAGAACACCCCGCAGGATCTTTGTCGTGACGGCCCTTGTGGCCGTGGACGTGGCGGTTCTCCCGGCGCTGGTCAGGATCTTTTCGAAGGTCCCCGGCTTCGCCGCTTCCTTTTCCCGCCGGATGCGCTCCTTTTCTTCTTCTTTTTCGAGCCGGAGCCGCTCTTTTGTCTCT of Fusobacteriaceae bacterium contains these proteins:
- a CDS encoding ketoacyl-ACP synthase III, with the protein product MKAKSVGIKGLGYYVPERIMTNADFEKIVETSDEWITTMTGIKERHRIAPEQATSDMCFEAAKKALAAAKVKPEDLDLIIVATVTPDHHAQGAACILQKKLGLHTIPAFDISAGCSGFTYGLTLGDSLIKSGRFKRILMIAAESLTKITNYEDRSTCVLFGDGAAATVLEEVEEGYGILSSYIGAEGEDDGILSIPAGGSRKPHTVESIQNNEQYIVMKGPDVYKFAVNICPAATKKAMELAGLKMSDLDLFVPHQANIRIIEAAVKRLKIPQEKVFINIQKYGNTSAATTGIAMGEAMEQGILKKGKIVAITAFGSGLTFGSVVMKWAY
- the plsX gene encoding phosphate acyltransferase PlsX, whose product is MKIALDAMGGDKAPFEPVKGAVASLETSPGLRVALVGKKELLEAELAKYRFDKDRMEIIDSREVILMDDEPISAVKNKKDSSMKRTLELVKEGYADAAVSAGNTGALIAASQLTLKRIRGVLRPAIAATFPQKKGGHMVVLDVGATADCKAEFLNQFAVMGSFYMEILFGIKNPKVGLLNIGAEEGKGNELTRDAYGLLSQNKKINFLGNIESTVFLDGVVDVVVTDGFTGNMVLKTSEGIAKFIHATLKKEMKWNPLTILGTILMIPFFKILKKKLDSSEYGGAMFLGLNGLSIKAHGNSDHVGIKNAIKVANKFAEMRFVEELRKVIGIQMEDRPAEEEE
- the rpmF gene encoding 50S ribosomal protein L32, with amino-acid sequence MAVPKKKTSKAKKNMRRSHDAITVTGISVCEKCGAPKRSHRVCLSCGDYNGREVLKGQSE
- the ychF gene encoding redox-regulated ATPase YchF, coding for MIGIGIVGLPNVGKSTLFNAITKAGAAEAANYPFCTIEPNIGMTTVPDPRLEEIAKLVKPQKMIYSTVEFVDIAGLVKGASKGEGLGNKFLSHIRAASALCQVVRCFEDENVVHVAGSVDPLRDIETINAELILADMETLEKARDKHKKLLQSKNKESLALYPVLEKCAAHLDQMKLLKTLSLTEEEADLIKPYQFLTQKPMIFAANVGEEDLAEGNALSRKITAYAAQLGAEVILVSARVEEELQEMDDEAEKKEYLESLGVKEAGLDRLIRAGFHLLGLQSFFTAGPKEARAWTIRIGDPAPKAAGEIHTDFEKGFIRAKVVDYDDFIRTGGWKGAQEAGLLRLEGKEYIVKDGDLMEFLFNV